The Syntrophorhabdus sp. genomic sequence GTAGCGGAGGACAGCAACAAGGCGATCGTCTTCAAGAACGTGAAGTACACGGGGGAACGCCGCGGCGTCGTGGACTGGGAGCTCACGGCGAAGGTGGCCCGCAAGTACATAGACAAGCCGCTCATCGAGCTCGAAGACCTGAAAGGATTGTACAAGCCGAAACCGGACGTCTCCATAGAGTTCACCGGCACGAAAGGGTCCATGGACACCGAGAACGAGTCGGGCAAGGTCGACAACGTGCAGGTTTTCTACAAGGGCGAATACACCCTGAAGAGCTCCTACATGGATTTCGATTTCAAGAACGGGATCACGGCCACAAAGGACGCGGTGGACATCAAGGGGGAGAAGATCGATATGCGCGGCATCGGGCTTCTCGCCAACACCAACGAGGAGACACTGAGGCTCCTGTCCGAAGTCGGAGGGATCATCGCGACGGAAAAGGCGAAATACCACTTCCAGTCGGACACGCTCCTCTATTACTTTCAGAAGGCCACCTATGTCCTCGAGGGAAAGGTCATCCTCAAGGGGGAGGACCTCAACATGGTGTGCGACCTCGTCCACATATACAGCACCGACAACGAGGTGGACCGCATCGAGGCCGACGGCAACGTCCGTGTCATATCGAGGGGCACTGTTGCGAAAAGCGAGAAGGCAGTATATCATTTTAAGGAAGGCAGAATAGTGTTCACCCAATCTCCGAGGGTATTCAAGGACAACGTGGAAATGAAAGGGGAGCGTGTGATCTACACGACGACTGACGGTAAATTGTCCGTCGAGAGGCCGAAGATAAGAATGGAGAGGGGAAAGTAGCGGGAATGAAAGCAACTCTGTCCGCGCAGGGTCTCCTGAAGACATACAACGCGCGAAAGGTCGTCGACGGCATCAGCATGTACATGGAGACCGGCGAGATCGTGGGGCTCTTTGGCCCCAACGGGGCCGGGAAGACGACATCCTTCTACATGATCATCGGTTTCATAAAGCCCAACGGCGGCAAGATCCTTCTCGACGGGGAGGACATCACGGATCTGCCCATGTTCATGAGGGCGCGCAAGGGCATAACCTACCTTCCCCAGGAACCTTCGGTCTTCAAGAAGATGTCCGTCAGGGACAATCTCAAGGCGATCCTCGAGTTCCTCGGTGAGGAGGGGGACCTCATAAAACACCACGTCATGGAGATACTCGAGTCCTTCAAGCTGGAACACCTGGCGAACAACAGCGCGGATTCCCTCTCGGGCGGGGAGAGAAGGCGCCTCGAGATAGCGCGGGCGCTCATGACGTCGCCGCACTTCATGCTCCTCGACGAGCCCTTCTCCGGCATAGACCCCATATCCGTCTCGGACCTGAAAAAGATAATCTTCGGCCTCAAGCAAAGGGGCATCGGCATACTCTTGTCCGATC encodes the following:
- the lptB gene encoding LPS export ABC transporter ATP-binding protein; the encoded protein is MKATLSAQGLLKTYNARKVVDGISMYMETGEIVGLFGPNGAGKTTSFYMIIGFIKPNGGKILLDGEDITDLPMFMRARKGITYLPQEPSVFKKMSVRDNLKAILEFLGEEGDLIKHHVMEILESFKLEHLANNSADSLSGGERRRLEIARALMTSPHFMLLDEPFSGIDPISVSDLKKIIFGLKQRGIGILLSDHNVRESLPICDRAYVVNAGKVLLEGTPESVAQDRIVREVYLGEEFNIDVGA
- the lptC gene encoding LPS export ABC transporter periplasmic protein LptC, giving the protein MSNRKIIIFVSFGFIAASLLLAFYYFISKPERQPVPVAEDSNKAIVFKNVKYTGERRGVVDWELTAKVARKYIDKPLIELEDLKGLYKPKPDVSIEFTGTKGSMDTENESGKVDNVQVFYKGEYTLKSSYMDFDFKNGITATKDAVDIKGEKIDMRGIGLLANTNEETLRLLSEVGGIIATEKAKYHFQSDTLLYYFQKATYVLEGKVILKGEDLNMVCDLVHIYSTDNEVDRIEADGNVRVISRGTVAKSEKAVYHFKEGRIVFTQSPRVFKDNVEMKGERVIYTTTDGKLSVERPKIRMERGK